In Candidatus Polarisedimenticolaceae bacterium, a single window of DNA contains:
- a CDS encoding HlyD family efflux transporter periplasmic adaptor subunit, with protein MARATFRSPILASALALLAPACSGSRADRTSDPVGDLEVHRGPFVETVLLTGALEAERSADLGVPRIPGGTSIRWLEADGARVKAGQKVVEFDGASFGRDLEEKKVQRRQAESDLEQRIAEVAARNADKAFAVEQRRLALEKAKSEAEVPAELLAARQWQERQLALERAKVEYAKALEDEKASAQAGEEDIEQRRINLQKAAREIAVAETALSEMTLVAPTDGILVHADHMWEGRKLQVGDTVWMGVTVVRIPDLAAMRVQAQLSDVDDGRIAPGMRVRCVLDTYPELEFPGKIVEVQAVAREAERFSPRRMFPTVVTLDRTDPERMRPGMSVRVEVEAARREGALLAPRAGLDLAADPVVARLRGGERRPVKLGPCNASVCIVEEGLEEGRVLEATP; from the coding sequence ATGGCACGAGCAACCTTCCGTTCTCCGATCCTCGCGAGCGCCCTTGCCCTCCTCGCGCCGGCGTGTTCGGGGTCCCGCGCCGATCGGACCTCCGATCCGGTCGGCGATCTCGAGGTCCATCGCGGCCCCTTCGTCGAGACGGTCCTGCTGACCGGCGCCTTGGAGGCCGAGCGCTCCGCCGACCTGGGGGTTCCGAGGATCCCCGGCGGGACGTCGATCCGCTGGCTCGAGGCGGACGGCGCGCGCGTGAAGGCGGGGCAGAAGGTCGTCGAGTTCGACGGGGCGTCGTTCGGTCGCGACCTGGAGGAGAAGAAGGTCCAGCGCCGCCAGGCGGAAAGCGACCTCGAGCAGCGCATCGCCGAGGTTGCCGCCCGCAACGCCGACAAGGCGTTCGCGGTCGAGCAGCGGCGGCTCGCGCTCGAAAAGGCGAAATCCGAGGCGGAGGTTCCGGCCGAGCTCCTCGCCGCGCGGCAGTGGCAGGAGCGTCAGCTCGCCCTCGAGCGCGCGAAGGTCGAATACGCCAAGGCCCTCGAGGACGAGAAAGCCTCGGCCCAGGCCGGGGAGGAGGACATCGAGCAGCGCCGGATCAACCTCCAGAAGGCCGCGCGCGAGATCGCCGTCGCCGAGACGGCGCTGTCCGAGATGACCCTCGTGGCGCCCACCGACGGGATCCTCGTTCATGCCGACCACATGTGGGAGGGGCGGAAGCTGCAGGTCGGCGACACCGTCTGGATGGGCGTCACCGTCGTCCGCATCCCCGACCTCGCCGCGATGCGCGTCCAGGCGCAGCTGAGCGACGTCGACGATGGGCGGATCGCCCCCGGCATGCGCGTGCGCTGCGTCCTCGACACCTACCCGGAGCTGGAGTTCCCCGGGAAGATCGTCGAGGTCCAGGCCGTCGCCCGCGAGGCCGAGCGATTCTCGCCGCGCCGGATGTTCCCGACCGTCGTCACGCTCGACAGGACCGATCCCGAGAGGATGCGGCCCGGGATGTCCGTCCGCGTCGAGGTCGAGGCGGCGAGGCGGGAAGGGGCCCTCCTGGCGCCGCGCGCGGGCCTCGACCTGGCGGCGGACCCGGTCGTCGCCCGCCTGCGCGGCGGGGAGCGCAGGCCCGTGAAGCTCGGCCCGTGCAACGCGAGCGTGTGCATCGTCGAGGAGGGGCTGGAGGAGGGGCGCGTGCTCGAGGCGACGCCGTGA
- a CDS encoding CdaR family protein encodes MFDAMVRRWPLKLLSLVLALAVWIAVTGESRVVQDFRVPVDFQLGAPFILEGAIPTTIGVRLRGPETTLRRLAPFNLALRVDLRGADVGERSVQLAESQLDGVPPGVDVEFIDPGRLSLTVTRRSRRTVPVAPAFVGKPAAGRAFYWAQAKPETVEIEGPAAKVDAVAHVRTDPIHLDGRSLPFTVRVGAVPDAADVRVVNARPIEVLAHVDVAPVEASFDDVPVLLAGKVWEAVVSPATVRITLAGPAPLLQAIRPTQLRAVADLEGLSPRTEAHQVPLRLDFVGVPLEDLARITVRQMAPSRVRVRLQDKRIPS; translated from the coding sequence ATGTTTGACGCGATGGTGCGGCGCTGGCCGCTGAAGCTGCTCTCCCTCGTCCTCGCGCTCGCGGTGTGGATCGCGGTGACCGGCGAGAGCCGGGTCGTTCAGGACTTCCGCGTCCCGGTCGATTTCCAGCTCGGTGCGCCGTTCATCCTCGAGGGCGCGATCCCGACGACGATCGGCGTTCGTCTCCGGGGGCCGGAGACGACGTTGCGACGCCTCGCCCCGTTCAACCTCGCGCTGCGCGTCGACCTGCGCGGCGCCGACGTCGGCGAGCGCAGCGTCCAGCTCGCGGAGAGCCAGCTCGACGGCGTGCCGCCCGGGGTGGACGTCGAGTTCATCGATCCCGGCCGCCTGTCGCTCACGGTGACGCGGCGCTCCCGGCGGACCGTCCCGGTGGCGCCCGCCTTCGTCGGGAAGCCCGCGGCGGGTCGCGCGTTCTACTGGGCGCAGGCCAAGCCGGAAACGGTCGAGATCGAAGGTCCCGCCGCCAAGGTCGACGCCGTCGCGCACGTGCGGACCGACCCGATCCACCTCGACGGCCGCTCCCTTCCCTTCACCGTCCGCGTCGGCGCCGTCCCCGACGCCGCCGACGTGCGGGTCGTGAACGCCCGCCCGATCGAGGTCCTCGCCCACGTCGACGTCGCGCCGGTGGAGGCGTCGTTCGACGACGTCCCGGTGCTGCTCGCCGGCAAGGTCTGGGAGGCGGTCGTCTCCCCCGCGACGGTCCGGATCACCCTCGCGGGACCGGCACCGCTCCTTCAGGCGATCCGGCCGACGCAGCTTCGCGCCGTCGCCGATCTCGAGGGGCTCTCTCCCCGGACCGAGGCCCACCAGGTTCCCCTGCGCCTCGACTTCGTCGGCGTACCCCTCGAGGATCTCGCGCGCATCACCGTGCGGCAGATGGCGCCGTCCAGGGTGCGCGTGCGGCTGCAGGACAAGAGGATCCCTTCATGA
- the folP gene encoding dihydropteroate synthase → MDHNPRVIELAQLPRAVRRMSDVDEAQALAADRLASRARRALRLASVDGAAGELLRQEAQALGIVVLDGIPNAQEVAPRLLVADDETLKRLGAVLESRGERTLGFAIRSALTSYHRSGFAIPFADGERMDLAETRVMGILNLTPDSFSDGGALPDVDAAVKAAGRMAEEGADLIDVGGESTRPGAEPVPEEDEIRRVVPVIEAIRRELGVRLSIDTMKARVAKAAIEAGADMVNDVSALADPGMIRMLRDTRVPVVVMHLRGTPRSMQQDTTYVDLMSSVVGFLRKTVDKAVSAGIPDDKILVDPGIGFGKSGAGNLQILRELPTLRTVGRPILVGASRKSFIGAVLDLPVHERLEGGLAVAAIAAWQGAHVIRTHDVAATRRALKMVDAIRST, encoded by the coding sequence ATGGATCACAATCCTCGCGTCATCGAGCTCGCGCAACTGCCGCGGGCGGTGCGTCGCATGTCCGACGTGGACGAGGCGCAGGCGCTGGCGGCGGACCGCCTCGCGTCGCGCGCCCGCCGCGCGCTCCGCCTCGCCTCCGTGGACGGCGCCGCGGGAGAGCTCCTCCGGCAGGAGGCGCAGGCGCTGGGCATCGTCGTGCTCGACGGCATCCCCAACGCCCAGGAGGTCGCGCCGCGCCTGCTCGTCGCCGACGACGAGACGCTCAAGCGACTCGGGGCGGTCCTCGAGTCGCGCGGCGAGCGGACGCTCGGATTCGCGATCCGCTCGGCGCTGACGAGTTACCACCGCTCCGGCTTCGCGATCCCCTTCGCCGACGGCGAGCGGATGGACCTCGCGGAGACGCGCGTGATGGGGATCCTCAACCTCACTCCGGACTCGTTCTCGGACGGCGGCGCCCTCCCGGACGTCGACGCCGCGGTGAAGGCGGCGGGCCGCATGGCCGAGGAGGGGGCGGACCTGATCGACGTCGGCGGCGAGAGCACGCGCCCGGGCGCCGAGCCGGTTCCGGAGGAGGACGAGATCCGCCGCGTCGTTCCGGTCATCGAGGCCATCCGACGCGAGCTCGGCGTGCGTCTTTCGATCGACACGATGAAGGCGAGGGTCGCGAAGGCCGCGATCGAGGCGGGCGCCGACATGGTCAACGACGTCTCGGCGCTCGCCGACCCGGGGATGATCCGGATGCTGCGCGACACGCGCGTCCCGGTCGTGGTGATGCACCTGCGCGGAACCCCGCGCAGCATGCAGCAGGACACGACCTACGTGGACCTCATGTCGTCCGTCGTGGGGTTCCTGCGCAAGACCGTGGACAAGGCCGTCTCGGCGGGGATCCCGGATGATAAGATCCTCGTCGATCCCGGCATCGGGTTCGGCAAGTCCGGCGCCGGGAACCTCCAGATCCTGCGCGAGCTGCCGACGCTGCGCACCGTCGGCCGCCCGATCCTGGTCGGGGCGTCGCGCAAGTCGTTCATCGGAGCGGTCCTGGACCTCCCGGTGCACGAACGGCTCGAGGGGGGGCTGGCGGTGGCGGCGATCGCGGCGTGGCAGGGGGCCCACGTGATCCGGACCCACGACGTCGCCGCGACGCGGCGGGCGTTGAAGATGGTCGACGCGATCCGGTCGACCTGA
- a CDS encoding HlyD family efflux transporter periplasmic adaptor subunit, producing MIRAFPLVTLGILLSACSRGPDVPTVEVQETTFERRVTAEGQVEAKDATPITGPMDTEGAMKVAWMVPEGSRVAEGDVVLRFDPVDMEKLLADGRAERAVADSKRTGMEVESDGVLRNLDRDAALAREELSASAKFQAKDPDIFSRREIIQAEIDRDLASRRLAHAEGSRAVRSRIATADLALVDIDRRKADLRIGQAEKGLRALEVKAPHAGIVVYQRDWQGNTTRVGDTIWPGEEVAEIPRLDTMIAKVFVLEADAGGLAVGLPAEVVLEAYPEAPVPAKITKVATLAKRRMGWVPVQYFEVEVAFDRQDPDRMKPGQRVRAALALERRDKAVVVPRGSVFEREGKKVVYRRNGRGFEPVEVALGPAAVGNVVIEKGLAAGERIALRDPEAEERSDGEKPASGPSSPRSAS from the coding sequence GTGATCCGCGCGTTTCCGCTCGTCACGCTCGGAATCCTCCTCTCCGCCTGCTCGCGCGGCCCCGACGTCCCCACCGTCGAGGTCCAGGAGACGACCTTCGAGCGCCGCGTCACGGCCGAGGGGCAGGTCGAGGCGAAGGACGCGACGCCGATCACCGGCCCGATGGACACGGAAGGGGCGATGAAGGTCGCCTGGATGGTCCCCGAGGGCTCGCGCGTCGCCGAGGGAGACGTCGTGCTCCGGTTCGATCCGGTGGACATGGAGAAGCTGCTCGCCGACGGCCGCGCCGAACGCGCGGTCGCGGACAGCAAGCGCACGGGGATGGAGGTCGAGAGCGACGGCGTGCTGCGCAACCTCGACCGCGACGCGGCCCTGGCGCGGGAGGAGCTTTCCGCATCGGCGAAGTTCCAGGCGAAGGATCCGGACATCTTCTCCCGCCGCGAGATCATCCAGGCGGAGATCGACCGCGACCTCGCGTCGCGCCGGCTGGCGCACGCCGAGGGCTCGCGCGCGGTGCGAAGCCGGATCGCGACGGCCGACCTCGCGCTCGTGGACATCGACCGGCGCAAGGCCGACCTTCGGATCGGCCAGGCGGAGAAGGGGCTGCGGGCCCTCGAGGTGAAGGCGCCGCACGCGGGGATCGTCGTCTACCAGCGCGACTGGCAGGGGAACACGACCCGCGTGGGGGACACGATCTGGCCCGGGGAGGAGGTCGCGGAGATCCCGCGGCTGGACACGATGATCGCCAAGGTGTTCGTGCTCGAGGCGGACGCCGGCGGCCTCGCGGTCGGGCTTCCGGCGGAGGTCGTTCTCGAGGCGTACCCCGAGGCGCCCGTCCCCGCGAAGATCACCAAGGTGGCGACCCTGGCCAAGCGCCGGATGGGCTGGGTGCCGGTGCAGTACTTCGAGGTCGAGGTCGCCTTCGATCGGCAGGATCCCGATCGCATGAAGCCCGGCCAGCGCGTTCGCGCGGCTCTGGCCCTCGAGCGCCGGGACAAGGCGGTCGTGGTCCCGCGCGGCAGCGTCTTCGAGCGCGAGGGGAAGAAGGTCGTCTACCGCCGGAACGGCCGCGGCTTCGAGCCCGTCGAGGTCGCGCTCGGCCCGGCCGCCGTCGGGAACGTCGTCATCGAGAAGGGGCTCGCCGCGGGCGAGCGGATCGCGCTGCGCGACCCCGAGGCGGAGGAGCGCTCCGACGGCGAGAAGCCCGCGTCGGGACCCTCCTCGCCGAGGTCGGCGTCGTGA
- the glmM gene encoding phosphoglucosamine mutase: MKRLFGTDGIRGEAGVAPLDPATVRRFGAALATVLGGAAAAPRVLLGRDTRESGPWLRDAVAAGLASQGGSAVDAGVITTPGLAFGTSSGRFDAGVMISASHNPFGDNGLKVFGRDGMKLPDAQEAEIERWILDHDLSDAGSGAGRAAEDGAIARRYVAFLEGAVPEGRFRGRRLLLDCANGSASALGAEIFRHHGAEVEAIGDRPDGRNINLGCGSLHLERLAERVRAGGFDLGLGFDGDADRCLAVDRTGRVVDGDHILYLTARKLKRDGLLHGDGVVATIMSNFWLEKRLADEGIRLHRSAVGDKYVLEKMIAEDAALGGEQSGHVIFRDRMTTGDGLLTGLVLLDAILDEQTPLETILDGIVPFPQKLVNVRVASKPDLRSHPVIGPAVAQAESDLHGTGRIVLRYSGTESLARVMVEAEDPAAVERVTAEVADLIRRELGA, from the coding sequence ATGAAGCGACTCTTCGGCACCGACGGCATCCGCGGCGAAGCGGGCGTCGCCCCGCTCGATCCCGCGACCGTCCGGCGCTTCGGCGCCGCCCTGGCGACCGTCCTCGGAGGGGCGGCGGCGGCGCCGCGCGTCCTCCTCGGCAGGGACACCCGCGAGTCGGGACCCTGGCTTCGGGACGCGGTGGCGGCCGGTCTCGCCTCGCAGGGCGGCTCCGCGGTCGACGCGGGGGTCATCACCACGCCGGGTCTCGCCTTCGGAACCTCGAGCGGCCGCTTCGACGCGGGCGTGATGATCTCCGCAAGCCACAACCCCTTCGGCGACAACGGGCTCAAGGTCTTCGGGCGGGACGGCATGAAGCTCCCCGACGCGCAGGAGGCGGAGATCGAGCGGTGGATCCTCGACCACGATCTCTCGGACGCGGGATCGGGGGCGGGGCGCGCCGCGGAGGACGGCGCGATCGCGCGGCGGTACGTCGCGTTCCTGGAGGGGGCCGTCCCCGAGGGACGATTCCGCGGCCGCCGGCTGCTGCTCGACTGCGCCAACGGCTCCGCGAGCGCGCTCGGCGCCGAGATCTTCCGGCACCACGGCGCCGAGGTCGAGGCGATCGGCGACCGTCCCGACGGGAGGAACATCAACCTCGGCTGCGGCTCGCTCCACCTCGAGCGGCTCGCCGAGCGGGTCCGCGCGGGAGGGTTCGACCTCGGGCTCGGGTTCGACGGCGACGCCGATCGCTGTCTCGCGGTCGACCGCACCGGCCGGGTCGTCGACGGCGACCACATCCTCTACCTGACGGCGCGCAAGCTCAAACGCGACGGCCTGCTCCACGGCGACGGCGTCGTCGCGACGATCATGAGCAACTTCTGGCTCGAGAAGCGACTCGCCGACGAAGGGATCCGACTCCATCGCTCGGCCGTCGGCGACAAATACGTCCTCGAGAAGATGATCGCGGAGGACGCGGCGCTGGGCGGCGAGCAATCGGGGCACGTCATCTTCCGCGATCGCATGACGACCGGGGACGGCCTGCTGACGGGGCTCGTCCTCCTCGACGCGATCCTCGACGAGCAGACGCCGCTCGAGACGATCCTCGACGGGATCGTCCCCTTCCCGCAGAAGCTCGTGAACGTCCGCGTGGCGTCGAAGCCCGACCTTCGCTCGCACCCGGTGATCGGCCCGGCGGTCGCGCAGGCCGAGTCGGACCTCCACGGGACGGGGCGGATCGTCCTGCGTTATTCGGGGACGGAGTCGCTCGCGAGGGTCATGGTCGAGGCGGAGGATCCGGCGGCGGTGGAGCGGGTGACGGCGGAGGTGGCCGATTTGATCCGCCGGGAACTCGGAGCCTGA
- the cdaA gene encoding diadenylate cyclase CdaA, with product MLERIADLFHLHDLGFRAALDILLLAILLYNVLLLIRGTRAVHILTGVLAVGLAQVATRPDYLHLPALNAVLGQAFFYIPFALVVLFQNQIRQALTQVGRNPLAALRPRRGHEAVAEEIALAAASLASKRLGALIVIERELGLRAFYETGIVLDAQASYDLLMNIFQRGAPLHDGAVIVSEDRIKAASCYLPLTTDPTLSRTYGTRHRAAIGITQESDALAIVVSEERGIVSVAESGRIVEGLDAAALFGRLRGAMAPKGQRAKAAGSHAHV from the coding sequence ATGCTGGAACGAATCGCCGACCTCTTCCACCTTCACGATCTCGGCTTTCGCGCGGCTCTCGACATCCTCCTGCTCGCGATCCTGCTCTACAACGTCCTCCTGCTCATCCGCGGCACGCGCGCGGTGCACATCCTCACCGGCGTGCTCGCGGTCGGCCTGGCGCAGGTCGCGACGCGCCCCGACTACCTCCACCTTCCGGCCCTCAACGCGGTCCTCGGGCAGGCGTTCTTCTACATCCCGTTCGCGCTCGTGGTCCTGTTCCAGAACCAGATCCGGCAGGCGCTCACACAGGTCGGCCGCAACCCTCTGGCCGCGCTCCGGCCGCGCCGGGGCCACGAGGCGGTCGCCGAGGAGATCGCCCTCGCCGCCGCCTCCCTCGCGAGCAAGCGCCTCGGGGCGTTGATCGTGATCGAGCGGGAGCTGGGTCTGCGCGCCTTCTACGAGACCGGCATCGTGCTCGACGCGCAGGCCTCCTACGACCTGCTCATGAACATCTTCCAGCGCGGCGCGCCGCTGCACGACGGCGCCGTGATCGTCTCCGAGGACCGGATCAAGGCGGCCTCCTGCTACCTGCCGCTGACGACCGATCCGACCCTGTCCCGCACCTACGGCACGCGCCACCGCGCGGCGATCGGGATCACCCAGGAATCCGACGCGCTCGCGATCGTCGTCTCCGAGGAGCGCGGCATCGTCTCCGTCGCCGAGTCGGGGAGGATCGTCGAGGGGCTCGACGCCGCCGCCCTGTTCGGGCGCCTGCGCGGCGCGATGGCTCCGAAGGGCCAGCGCGCGAAGGCGGCGGGGAGCCACGCGCATGTTTGA
- a CDS encoding HlyD family efflux transporter periplasmic adaptor subunit, producing the protein MKRRTWFLGGAVAVAAIAWAAWPARGGADGDWTEVKRGDLVVEVEVSGELRAKETAALGPPPIEDLWEFKISMLAPEGSQAKAGQPVMAFDATELDRKLQQKIAEADEAKGKIDKRRADAELARARDALQLAEAEAKARKARLQVEVPPGLQADRALFTAKLELEESEREIAYVKARTQAARHAEEVALSALEGQRGAAERRVREIREAIASMTVKAPREGTVVYVSNWRDEKKKVGDSVYKTERVLEIPDLASLAASGNIDEADAGRIRPGQKLALRLDAHPDVTFGGRIVSIGDTVQRKSWRDPLKVVKLEIELDGTDTRRMRPGMRFRGTVEAERVAGEVLVPLEAVFRADAGPVVYRRSLGGYEAVRVDLGRRNATHAVVVKGLAAGDRVARRDLAAADREGA; encoded by the coding sequence GTGAAGCGCCGGACGTGGTTTCTCGGGGGGGCGGTCGCCGTCGCGGCGATCGCCTGGGCGGCCTGGCCGGCCCGCGGGGGCGCCGACGGGGACTGGACCGAGGTGAAACGCGGCGACCTCGTCGTCGAGGTCGAAGTGAGCGGGGAGCTCCGCGCCAAGGAGACCGCCGCGCTCGGGCCTCCGCCGATCGAGGATCTCTGGGAGTTCAAGATCTCGATGCTCGCCCCCGAGGGCTCGCAGGCGAAGGCGGGCCAGCCCGTCATGGCGTTCGACGCCACCGAGCTCGACCGCAAGCTCCAGCAGAAGATCGCCGAGGCCGACGAGGCGAAGGGGAAGATCGACAAGCGCCGCGCCGACGCGGAGCTCGCCCGCGCGCGCGACGCGCTCCAGCTCGCCGAGGCGGAGGCGAAGGCCCGGAAGGCGCGCCTGCAGGTCGAGGTGCCGCCGGGGCTGCAGGCCGACCGCGCGTTGTTCACCGCGAAGCTCGAGCTCGAGGAGAGCGAGCGCGAGATCGCCTACGTCAAGGCCCGGACGCAGGCGGCGCGGCACGCGGAGGAGGTCGCCCTCTCGGCGCTCGAGGGGCAGCGCGGCGCCGCGGAGCGGCGCGTGCGCGAGATCCGCGAGGCGATCGCATCGATGACCGTGAAGGCGCCGCGCGAAGGGACCGTCGTCTACGTCTCGAACTGGCGCGACGAGAAGAAGAAGGTCGGCGATTCGGTCTACAAGACCGAGCGCGTCCTCGAGATCCCCGACCTCGCCTCCCTCGCCGCGAGCGGGAACATCGACGAGGCGGACGCCGGACGGATCCGCCCCGGGCAGAAGCTCGCGCTGAGGCTCGACGCGCACCCCGACGTGACCTTCGGGGGCCGGATCGTCTCGATCGGCGACACGGTGCAGCGGAAGTCGTGGCGCGATCCGCTCAAGGTCGTGAAGCTCGAGATCGAGCTCGACGGCACCGACACGCGACGCATGCGGCCCGGGATGCGGTTCCGGGGGACCGTCGAGGCCGAGCGGGTCGCGGGCGAGGTCCTCGTTCCGCTCGAGGCGGTGTTCCGCGCCGACGCGGGGCCCGTGGTCTACCGCCGGTCGCTCGGGGGGTACGAGGCCGTCCGGGTGGACCTCGGCCGGCGGAACGCCACCCACGCCGTGGTGGTGAAAGGGCTCGCCGCGGGGGACCGCGTGGCGCGCCGCGACCTCGCCGCGGCGGACAGGGAGGGGGCGTGA
- a CDS encoding ABC transporter permease — MTPQESLQAALENLAAHKLRSALTMLGMIFGVGAVIAMLSIGAGAERQSMEMIERMGLRNVLVRAKDKKEEELREIRKKSLGVSWRDAQGIEDGVPGVENALPKLLIEPYKVLAPDAKTEAKVWGVSSRHPELSGLELAEGRFFDVRDEAEHAQVCVIGPKVRRELFGYDAALGRLVKVNDVWLEVVGVLRASGGGSSFEGVQVGSTAEEIYLPVTTAQRKFDRPPLKSPLDEIVVRLDAGASPRDAATAIRGLLERLHGGVDDWELVVPEALLEQSRRTQRLFNIVMGCIAGISLLVGGIGIMNIMLATVLERTREIGVRRAVGAKRKDIRTQFIVESFSISALGGLAGVALGVGIAQVVAMWAGWPTVVTAGSIVLSTGVSVAVGLVSGIYPAVRAAALDPIESLRYE, encoded by the coding sequence GTGACGCCGCAGGAGTCGCTCCAGGCGGCGCTCGAGAACCTCGCCGCGCACAAGCTCCGCTCCGCGCTCACCATGCTCGGGATGATCTTCGGCGTGGGCGCCGTGATCGCGATGCTCTCCATCGGGGCGGGGGCGGAGCGGCAGTCGATGGAGATGATCGAGCGCATGGGACTGCGCAACGTGCTCGTCCGCGCCAAGGACAAGAAGGAGGAGGAGCTCCGCGAGATCCGGAAGAAGTCGCTCGGCGTCTCCTGGCGCGACGCGCAGGGGATCGAGGACGGCGTGCCGGGGGTGGAGAACGCCCTCCCCAAGCTGCTGATCGAGCCGTACAAGGTGCTCGCCCCCGACGCGAAGACCGAGGCGAAGGTCTGGGGCGTCTCCTCGCGCCACCCCGAGCTCTCGGGCCTCGAGCTCGCCGAAGGGCGGTTCTTCGACGTCCGCGACGAGGCCGAGCACGCGCAGGTCTGCGTGATCGGACCGAAGGTGCGGCGCGAGCTGTTCGGCTACGACGCGGCGCTGGGGAGACTCGTCAAGGTCAACGACGTGTGGCTCGAGGTCGTCGGGGTGCTGCGGGCATCGGGGGGCGGATCCTCGTTCGAGGGGGTGCAGGTCGGTTCGACCGCGGAGGAGATCTACCTCCCGGTGACGACGGCCCAGCGGAAGTTCGACCGTCCGCCGCTGAAGTCGCCGCTCGACGAGATCGTGGTGCGGCTCGACGCCGGCGCCTCGCCGCGGGATGCCGCGACCGCGATCCGCGGGCTGCTGGAACGGCTGCACGGAGGGGTGGACGACTGGGAGCTCGTCGTTCCGGAGGCCCTGCTCGAGCAGAGCCGGAGGACCCAGCGCCTGTTCAACATCGTGATGGGGTGCATCGCCGGGATCTCCCTTCTCGTCGGCGGGATAGGGATCATGAACATCATGCTCGCCACGGTCCTCGAGCGGACCCGCGAGATCGGCGTGCGCCGCGCGGTCGGCGCCAAGCGCAAGGACATCCGCACGCAGTTCATCGTGGAGTCGTTCTCGATCAGCGCGCTCGGCGGCCTCGCCGGCGTGGCGCTCGGCGTCGGCATCGCGCAGGTGGTCGCGATGTGGGCGGGATGGCCGACCGTCGTGACCGCGGGCTCGATCGTGCTCTCGACCGGCGTGTCGGTGGCGGTCGGCCTCGTGTCGGGGATCTACCCGGCGGTGCGCGCCGCCGCGCTCGATCCGATCGAGTCGCTGCGTTACGAGTAG